One segment of Penaeus vannamei isolate JL-2024 chromosome 3, ASM4276789v1, whole genome shotgun sequence DNA contains the following:
- the LOC138859115 gene encoding uncharacterized protein: protein MEFGGRVLACVLALASAGLAMECPAGFFEAAGGCFVVHTQPSTGQTDLDWAGARTLCQGLSDSVWTVDLAVFDSSEQLAAVSEAWITIGATYPYAYPYMWIGVERQGEAWTWLDGRPLSRFSNMWRVDYPDEAYDTGVYLEDYGLSNGANVFGRLYVGNSGHKWLRRYMCRAK, encoded by the exons ATGGAGTTCGGCGGCCGTGTTCTAGCGTGTGTTTTGGCCCTGGCTTCGGCTG gACTCGCGATGGAATGTCCCGCAGGATTCTTCGAAGCAGCTGGCGGGTGTTTCGTGGTCCACACCCAGCCTAGCACCGGCCAGACCGACCTGGACTGGGCAGGAGCAAGGACTCTCTGCCAAGGACTCTCGGACTCGGTCTGGACTGTCGACTTGGCCGTGTTCGATTCCTCGGAGCAGTTGGCAGCGGTTTCGGAGGCGTGGATCACGATCG GCGCCACCTACCCCTACGCCTACCCGTACATGTGGATCGGCGTGGAGCGACAGGGCGAGGCGTGGACTTGGCTCGATGGAAGACCCCTGTCCCGCTTCTCCAACATGTGGCGCGTCGACTATCCTGACGAAGCCTACGACACGGGCGTCTACCTCGAGGATTACGGACTGTCCAACGGCGCCAACGTCTTCGGGAGGCTGTACGTCGGGAATTCGGGACACAAGTGGCTGCGTCGCTACATGTGCCGGGCGAAGTAG
- the LOC138866217 gene encoding ionotropic receptor 21a-like yields the protein MIRRLKFLLFLVSVWGNRSQSAAQTVPASGYLQTAAMYRTDSTGFPDVIEYIVDTFLQDCGLHVMWDPRDVDADIEGILGVLGRPTSLIALERVPGEGQEDLRMPPNASVVPYRTCSAYLIVASSSVGLRSLVLSPDFDTKLNYLGRFVFVTSTDLDGPKVVLDNEVMAWRPHAVVVRRAKKTNTADTDFEIWSHHVFRDDLPEPVYLAERYARRRPQRGVTLFPEKLDNFHGFQLRAVTFEHAPSIVEVEVKEEGGGGRGGGRGAKVKGHPHLHYDGIDIRLLHILSEALNFDLQIVNPSDGDKWGSPLENGSWTGLTGDLTQRRAHMGVANLFIHIHYLEVVDMTVPYDMEFGCFITPLPEKLPQWVALVYPFSMEVWILGLVCLLVGTPLLYATSRLALHLLQDESAWATTFSHVVFYGTGIFFGVGMPQEPRSDVTRSYFIMWVWTGLLITVVYRSSLTAFLTIPLSQAPIDTLEQLVGSSLPGWGNTGLTFKKMLEDNPDPMVQQLALRYKAVTSAEEGILLTAKREYAMMENRQFLEYTIATNFTNKYGEETLHVMRECFLPFRIGMAMPKKAPYKPNFDRILRRVVEAGLVRKWFSDILFNSRKRGGEGEGGDRSGSALSFDNLQGAWLVLGSGLLIALVSFLLEMLIGPAKYQ from the exons ATGATACGAAGGTTGAAATTCCT GTTGTTTCTGGTCTCTGTCTGGGGCAACAGGTCTCAGTCAGCCGCCCAGACCGTTCCTGCGAGCGGGTACTTGCAGACTGCAGCGATGTACCGAACAGATTCAACGGGTTTTCCTGACGTCATAGAGTACATTGTGGACAC GTTCCTACAGGACTGCGGGCTACACGTTATGTGGGATCCTCGCGACGTAGATGCAGACATAGAAGGCATCCTGGGTGTCCTAGGGCGTCCTACAAGCCTCATAGCCCTCGAACGCGTCCCtggagaaggacaggaggacCTAAGGATGCCTCCGAACGCGAGTGTTGTTCCCTATCGCACGTGTTCGGCTTACCTCATCGTGGCTTCGAGT tcggTAGGTCTTCGCTCGCTCGTCCTCTCTCCAGACTTCGACACTAAGCTGAACTACCTCGGCCGCTTCGTTTTCGTGACCTCAACTGACCTCGACGGGCCCAAGGTCGTGCTGGACAACGAGGTCATGGCTTGGAGACCTCATGCCGTCGTGGTCAGGAGAGCGAAAAAG ACCAACACCGCGGACACTGACTTCGAAATCTGGTCCCATCACGTCTTCCGCGACGACCTGCCGGAACCCGTTTACCTCGCGGAGAGATATGCGCGTCGTCGGCCCCAGCGCGGAGTAACACTCTTTCCGGAGAAGTTGGACAACTTTCACGGCTTCCAACTCCGGGCGGTGACATTCGAGCATGCGCCGTCGATCGTGGAGGTCGAggtcaaggaggaaggaggaggaggaagaggaggaggaagaggagctaaggtcaaaggtcatccgCATCTTCATTACGatg GGATCGACATCCGCCTCCTGCACATCCTGTCGGAGGCGCTGAACTTCGACCTCCAGATCGTGAATCCTTCCGACGGAGACAAGTGGGGGTCGCCGCTGGAGAACGGGTCCTGGACGGGTCTCACGGGGGATCTGACCCAGCGGAGGGCGCACATGGGCGTGGCCAACCTCTTCATTCACATACATTACCTGGAG GTGGTTGACATGACAGTACCTTATGACATGGAGTTTGGGTGTTTCATTACCCCGCTGCCGGAGAAACTGCCACAGTGGGTTGCTCTCGTGTACCCTTTCAGCATGGAG GTCTGGATCCTCGGCCTGGTGTGCCTGCTGGTGGGGACGCCCTTGCTCTACGCCACCTCCcgcctcgccctccacctccttcaggaTGAGAGCGCCTGGGCCACGACCTTCAGCCACGTCGTCTTCTACGGCACTGGGATCTTCTTCGGCGTCGGGATGCCACAG GAACCTCGGAGTGACGTCACAAGGAGCTACTTCATCATGTGGGTGTGGACGGGACTCCTTATCACGGTGGTCTATCGTTCCTCCCTCACTGCTTTCCTCACCATTCCTCTGTCTCAGGCTCCGATAGACACCCTCGAGCAG CTGGTCGGGTCGTCCCTCCCTGGCTGGGGCAACACGGGGCTCACCTTCAAGAAGATGCTCGAGGACAACCCCGACCCGATGGTGCAGCAGCTCGCCCTCCGGTACAAGGCCGTGACCAGCGCCGAGGAGGGGATCCTGCTGACGGcgaagaggga aTACGCCATGATGGAGAACCGCCAGTTCCTGGAGTACACGATCGCCACCAATTTCACCAACAAATACGGGGAGGAGACGCTGCACGTGATGAGGGAGTGCTTCCTCCCCTTCAG GATCGGAATGGCGATGCCGAAGAAGGCGCCGTATAAACCGAACTTCGACCGGATCCTCAGGCGGGTTGTAGAAGCCGGACTG GTCCGGAAGTGGTTCAGCGACATCTTGTTCAACAGCCggaagcgagggggggagggggaggggggagacaggagtGGCAGCGCCCTCTCTTTCGACAATCTGCAG GGAGCATGGCTGGTTCTGGGATCCGGACTGCTCATAGCGCTCGTCTCCTTCCTGTTAGAGATGCTGATTGGGCCCGCGAAATATCAGTAA